Proteins from one Falco cherrug isolate bFalChe1 chromosome 7, bFalChe1.pri, whole genome shotgun sequence genomic window:
- the LARP6 gene encoding la-related protein 6 — protein MAQRPAGSGSVQLRVPVRAEAAEGGGAAGGSCSEEDSGRCGRSSGGENDDDSDQNWKPPENDLIQKLVTQIEYYFSDENLEKDAFLLKHVRRNKMGYVSVKLLTSFKKVKHLTRDWRTTAYALKYSDTLELNDDNKKVRRNNPVPVFPSENLPTRMLLVYDIHMISELQALKNQENGCMQERIMEHLLKAFVTFGVISSVRILKPGRDLPPDIKRISNRYTQLGTQECAIIEFEEVDAAIRAHDFMSAEKKETGMKVILIGMKPPKKKVPKDKNRDEDTSKSLKKAGSLNKRVEELQFVGDESSANSSSDPESNPTSPLSGRRSTATNTMSSLSPVIHSNNYLSPNVSLRSSPWNSPSSPRKVIKKSPLAAGSKLNPSASPEVPRKCTDYSSDSSITPSGSPWVQRRKAQTVTQEKSPVSSPMLVRKIQNADGLPVGVLRLPWGPDGTKGFHGGCERRKATKNE, from the exons ATGGCCCAgcggccggcgggcagcggctcGGTGCAGCTCCGGGTGCCCGTGCGGGCGGAGGCGGCggagggcggcggcgcggcgggcggcagctGCAGCGAGGAGGACTCGGGGCGCTGCGGGCGCTCCAG TGGTGGGGAAAATGATGATGACTCTGACCAGAACTGGAAACCACCAGAAAATGACCTGATCCAGAAATTAGTAACACAGATTGAATATTACTTCTCAGATGAGAACCTCGAGAAAGATGCCTTCCTTCTAAAGCACGTGAGAAGAAATAAGATGGGCTATGTCAGTGTTAAACTCCTCACTTCTTTTAAGAAG GTGAAGCACCTTACCCGTGACTGGAGAACTACAGCCTATGCCCTGAAGTACTCAGACACTCTTGAGCTGAACGATGATAACAAAAAGGTTAGAAGAAATAATCCAGTTCCAGTGTTTCCAAGTGAAAACCTACCTACCAGGATGTTACTGGTGTATGATATCCACATGATTTCTGAGCTGCAGGCTCttaaaaaccaagaaaatggATGCATGCAAGAAAGGATAATGGAACATCTCCTCAAAGCCTTTGTAACTTTTGGTGTAATTTCATCAGTTCGTATTCTCAAGCCTGGTAGAGATCTACCACCTGATATCAAGAGGATCAGCAATCGGTACACCCAACTGGGAACTCAGGAATGTGCAATTATAGAATTTGAAGAAGTAGATGCTGCCATACGTGCTCATGACTTTATGAgtgctgaaaagaaagagaCCGGCATGAAAGTCATCCTCATAGGCATGAAAcctccaaagaaaaaagttccCAAAGACAAGAACCGTGATGAAGATACCAGCAAGAGCCTTAAGAAGGCTGGATCCCTTAATAAGAGAGTTGAGGAACTTCAGTTTGTTGGTGATGAATCTTCAGCAAATAGCTCTTCTGATCCAGAGAGTAATCCTACATCACCACTGTCAGGACGCAGGAGTACTGCAACAAATACTATGAGTAGTTTGAGCCCTGTCATTCACTCAAACAACTATTTGAGTCCTAACGTGTCACTCAGATCAAGTCCTTGGAACAGTCCATCTTCACCAAGAAAAGTAATCAAAAAGTCTccgctggctgcaggcagcaagctCAACCCAAGCGCTAGCCCTGAAGTTCCAAGGAAGTGTACAGATTATTCCTCGGATAGCAGTATCACTCCTTCTGGTAGCCCCTGggtacagagaagaaaagctcaAACTGTAACACAAGAGAAGAGTCCCGTCAGTAGCCCCATGTTGGTTcggaaaatacaaaatgcagatGGCCTGCCCGTAGGGGTGCTGCGGCTGCCTTGGGGGCCTGACGGCACTAAAGGGTTCCATGGCGGATGTGAGAGAAGGAAGGCTACAAAGAATGAATAA
- the ADAL gene encoding adenosine deaminase-like protein isoform X1 — translation MAAETELHFYRQLPKVELHAHLNGCISSATMKKLMAQKPYLQIQNGMTMIDKGKKRTLDECFQMFQIIYQITTRTEDILLITKDVIKEFADDGVKYLELRSTPREEKSTGMTKRMYVETVLEGIKQCKEEGLDIDVRLLIAINRRGGPAVAKQTVKLAEEFRLSTDGVVVGLDLSGDPTAGHGQDFLEPLSEAKKAGLKLALHLSEIPNQEEETKILLGLPPDRIGHGTFLNSATAGSEELVPLVRQNHIPIELCMTSNIKTQTVPSCDKHHFGYWYNMGHPAVLCTDDKGVFATDLSQEYELVAKTFNLTRSQMWDLSYESINYIFASSVVKSKLREQWCKLKPTLFD, via the exons ATGGCGGCGGAGACGGAGCTGCACTTTTATCGGCAGCTGCCCAAAGTG gaactTCATGCTCATTTGAATGGCTGTATCAGTTCTGCCACTATGAAGAAACTTATGGCCCAGAAGCCATACCTTCAGATCCAGAACGGAATGACTATGATtgacaaaggaaagaaaagaaccCTAGATGA atgttttcagatgtttcagaTCATCTATCAGATTACCACTAGGACTGAAGATATTTTACTG ATAACTAAAGATGTTATTAAAGAATTTGCTGATGATGGTGTCAAGTATCTGGAATTGAGGAGCACTCCTAGAGAAGAAAAGTCCACAG GTATGACCAAAAGGATGTATGTTGAAACTGTACTTGAAGGTATAAAGCAGTGTAAAGAAGAAGGCTTGGATATAGATGTAAG ATTGTTAATAGCAATAAATAGAAGAGGCGGCCCAGCAGTTGCTAAGCAGACTGTTAAACTTGCTGAAGAGTTTCGTCTTTCCACTGACGGCGTTGTAGTAGGACTTGACCTCAGCGGTGATCCCACT GCAGGACATGGTCAAGATTTTTTGGAACCGCtctcagaagcaaaaaaagcaggTCTAAAGCTGGCATTGCATCTTTCAGAG ATTCCAAATCAAGAAGAGGAGACCAAAATTCTCCTGGGCCTGCCTCCTGACAGGATTGGACATGGAACATTTCTCAACTCTGCAACAGCAGGTTCAGAAGAGTTAGTACCCCTTGTTCGACAAAATCATATACCTAttg AACTTTGCATGACATCAAACATTAAAACTCAGACAGTGCCTTCCTGTGACAAACACCATTTTGGATACTGGTACAACATGGGCCACCCTGCAGTGCTTTGt ACTGATGATAAAGGCGTCTTTGCAACAGATCTGTCGCAAGAATACGAGCTGGTTGCAAAAACATTTAATCTGACTCGATCACAGATGTGGGATCTTTCCTACGAATCAATCAACTATATCTTTGCTTCAAGCGTAGTAAAATCAAAGCTAAGGGAACAGTGGTGTAAACTGAAGCCAACTCTGTTTGATTAA
- the ADAL gene encoding adenosine deaminase-like protein isoform X2 yields the protein MFQIIYQITTRTEDILLITKDVIKEFADDGVKYLELRSTPREEKSTGMTKRMYVETVLEGIKQCKEEGLDIDVRLLIAINRRGGPAVAKQTVKLAEEFRLSTDGVVVGLDLSGDPTAGHGQDFLEPLSEAKKAGLKLALHLSEIPNQEEETKILLGLPPDRIGHGTFLNSATAGSEELVPLVRQNHIPIELCMTSNIKTQTVPSCDKHHFGYWYNMGHPAVLCTDDKGVFATDLSQEYELVAKTFNLTRSQMWDLSYESINYIFASSVVKSKLREQWCKLKPTLFD from the exons atgtttcagaTCATCTATCAGATTACCACTAGGACTGAAGATATTTTACTG ATAACTAAAGATGTTATTAAAGAATTTGCTGATGATGGTGTCAAGTATCTGGAATTGAGGAGCACTCCTAGAGAAGAAAAGTCCACAG GTATGACCAAAAGGATGTATGTTGAAACTGTACTTGAAGGTATAAAGCAGTGTAAAGAAGAAGGCTTGGATATAGATGTAAG ATTGTTAATAGCAATAAATAGAAGAGGCGGCCCAGCAGTTGCTAAGCAGACTGTTAAACTTGCTGAAGAGTTTCGTCTTTCCACTGACGGCGTTGTAGTAGGACTTGACCTCAGCGGTGATCCCACT GCAGGACATGGTCAAGATTTTTTGGAACCGCtctcagaagcaaaaaaagcaggTCTAAAGCTGGCATTGCATCTTTCAGAG ATTCCAAATCAAGAAGAGGAGACCAAAATTCTCCTGGGCCTGCCTCCTGACAGGATTGGACATGGAACATTTCTCAACTCTGCAACAGCAGGTTCAGAAGAGTTAGTACCCCTTGTTCGACAAAATCATATACCTAttg AACTTTGCATGACATCAAACATTAAAACTCAGACAGTGCCTTCCTGTGACAAACACCATTTTGGATACTGGTACAACATGGGCCACCCTGCAGTGCTTTGt ACTGATGATAAAGGCGTCTTTGCAACAGATCTGTCGCAAGAATACGAGCTGGTTGCAAAAACATTTAATCTGACTCGATCACAGATGTGGGATCTTTCCTACGAATCAATCAACTATATCTTTGCTTCAAGCGTAGTAAAATCAAAGCTAAGGGAACAGTGGTGTAAACTGAAGCCAACTCTGTTTGATTAA
- the TM2D3 gene encoding TM2 domain-containing protein 3 has protein sequence MAALAGLRALRGLCGAALFLAQLYVFSGRAGSLMTTKHSQPQSTFSKSLTSTSTNTPYFKAAESTEIPSYVTKCPSNGLCSRLPPDCMTCNTNYSCIYGKPATFDCKVKPHVHCVDQNNHEQENFTINMTCQFCWQLATTDYVCTNSTNCMTVSCPRQRYNATCTVRDHIHCLGNRVFPKMLYCNWTGGYKWSTALALSITLGGFGADRFYLGQWREGLGKLFSFGGLGIWTLIDVLLIGVGYVGPADGSLYI, from the exons ATGGCGGCGCTGGCGGGGCTGCGCGCCCTGCGGGGGCTCTGCGGCGCGGCGCTCTTTCTGGCCCAGCTCTACGTCTTCTCCGGGCGCG CGGGATCTTTGATGACCACTAAGCATTCACAGCCGCAGTCTACATTTTCAAAAAGTCTAACTTCAACAAGTACAAATACTCCctattttaaagcagcag AAAGTACAGAAATTCCATCTTATGTGACTAAATGTCCTAGCAATGGGCTTTGCAGTAGATTGCCGCCAGACTGTATGACATGTAACACTAACTATTCCTGTATATATGGGAAGCCAGCCACTTTTGATTGCAAAGTCAAGCCACACGTTCATTGTGTT GATCAGAATAACCATGAGCAGGAGAACTTTACAATTAACATGACATGCCAGTTTTGCTGGCAGCTTGCAACAACTGATTACGTATGTACAAATTCTACAAACTGCATGACGGTTTCTTGTCCGCGACAACGATACAACGCCACTTGCACAGTACGGGATCATATTCATTGTCTAG GTAATCGTGTCTTTCCTAAGATGCTCTATTGCAACTGGACCGGAGGTTATAAGTGGTCTACTGCCTTGGCACTGAG CATCACCCTTGGTGGATTTGGAGCTGATCGTTTCTATTTGGGCCAGTGGCGGGAAGGTCTGGGAAAACTCTTCAGCTTTGGTGGACTTGGAATATGGACACTAATTGATGTGCTACTAATCGGTGTTGGCTATGTGGGACCTGCAGATGGTTCTCTGTATATTTAA